In Lemur catta isolate mLemCat1 chromosome 1, mLemCat1.pri, whole genome shotgun sequence, one DNA window encodes the following:
- the SSR3 gene encoding translocon-associated protein subunit gamma, whose product MAPKGGSKQQSEEDLLLQDFSRNLSAKSSALFFGNAFIVSAIPIWLYWRIWHMDLIQSAVLYSVMTLVSTYLVAFAYKNVKFVLKHKVAQKREDAVSKEVTRKLSEADNRKMSRKEKDERILWKKNEVADYEATTFSIFYNNTLFLVLVIVASFFILKNFNPTVNYILSISASSGLIALLSTGSK is encoded by the exons ATGGCTCCCAAAGGCGGGTCCAAGCAGCAGTCCGAGGAGGACCTGCTCCTGCAAGATTTCAGCCGCAACCTCTCCGCCAAGTCTTCCGCGCTCTTCTTCGGGAACGCATTCATCGTGTCAGCCATCCCCATCT GGTTATATTGGCGAATATGGCATATGGATCTTATTCAGTCTGCTGTTCTGTATAGTGTGATGACCCTAGTAAGCACATATTTGGTAGCCTTTGCATACAAGAATGTAAAATTTGTTCTCAAGCACAA agtAGCACAGAAGAGGGAGGACGCTGTTTCGAAAGAAGTGACTCGAAAACTTTCTGAAGCTGATAATAGAAAGATGTCTCGGAAGGAAAAAGATGAAAG AATCTTgtggaagaaaaatgaagttgctGACTATGAAGCTACGACATTTTCCATCTTCTATAACAACACTCTGTTCCTGGTCTTGGTCATTGTTGCTTCCTTCTTCATATTGAAGAACTTCAACCCCACAGT GAACTACATTTTGTCCATAAGTGCTTCATCAGGACTCATCGCCCTCCTGTCTACTGGCTCCAAGTAG